From a single Cytophagales bacterium WSM2-2 genomic region:
- the estC_1 gene encoding esterase translates to MKTFILIHGSWHNAWNWHKVNPLLEKLGHRAIAVNLPGMGRDKTPIQEVKMQSTVEKLCQLIDSIEGKVILVGHSKNGIMISQVAEYRPHKIEKLIYLAAYLIPNGKTQREYSIQDTQGWLKPHVDVDATLNASTLRPEIYKEGLYHDCDDDITEMAKVLLSHEPIESGMTPLQLTEENFGSVPRYYIECTEDRAVTPFIQQKMYTDTPCRKVYQIPTSHSPFFSKPKELVDIFMEIAGS, encoded by the coding sequence ATGAAAACATTTATCCTCATTCACGGTTCGTGGCATAATGCCTGGAATTGGCACAAAGTGAACCCTCTTTTAGAAAAACTCGGACATCGCGCTATAGCCGTCAACCTGCCTGGTATGGGCCGTGATAAAACTCCCATACAGGAAGTGAAGATGCAATCGACAGTAGAAAAACTTTGCCAGCTCATCGATTCCATTGAAGGAAAAGTGATTTTGGTTGGCCATAGCAAAAACGGGATCATGATATCACAAGTAGCAGAATACCGGCCACACAAAATAGAAAAGCTGATTTACCTGGCGGCCTATCTCATTCCCAATGGAAAAACGCAACGGGAATATTCCATCCAGGATACGCAGGGCTGGCTCAAGCCACATGTAGATGTAGATGCCACGCTAAACGCTTCTACTTTACGGCCTGAGATCTACAAAGAAGGTCTTTACCACGACTGCGATGACGACATCACCGAAATGGCAAAAGTGCTTCTCAGTCACGAGCCCATCGAATCAGGAATGACGCCTTTGCAATTGACTGAAGAAAATTTCGGGAGTGTGCCAAGGTATTATATCGAATGTACCGAAGACCGTGCCGTAACTCCTTTCATTCAGCAAAAAATGTATACTGATACACCTTGCCGTAAAGTGTACCAGATCCCGACAAGCCACTCGCCATTTTTCAGTAAACCAAAAGAGCTGGTGGATATTTTCATGGAGATAGCGGGAAGCTGA